A region from the Mucilaginibacter sp. CSA2-8R genome encodes:
- a CDS encoding SDR family oxidoreductase: MLIDFPGKTVLITGGSRGIGKACAQLFASLNANVIITYVNNLTEAEQTLDNLGGKGKHSVFQLDQSKPTHVARFYEKMLLKYSRLDVLINNAGIYLEHKINDVSYETWQHNWEETINTNLNGVANLCYFASRHMGKKGGGKIINISSRGAFRGEPDHPAYAASKAGLNAMSQSLAVSLAPQKVSVHVIAPGFVETDMTSQALKGTKGDAIKKQSPFNRVATTEEVARLAAVYASPGFEFTSSGIIDINGASYLRT; the protein is encoded by the coding sequence ATGCTAATTGATTTCCCAGGTAAAACAGTACTCATTACCGGCGGCTCCCGCGGCATAGGCAAAGCTTGCGCTCAGTTGTTTGCTTCGCTCAACGCTAACGTTATAATTACTTACGTAAACAACTTAACCGAAGCAGAACAAACACTGGATAACCTGGGCGGAAAAGGTAAGCATTCCGTTTTTCAATTAGACCAAAGTAAACCTACGCATGTAGCACGTTTTTATGAAAAAATGCTGCTTAAGTATTCGCGCCTGGATGTGCTGATTAATAACGCGGGTATTTACCTGGAGCACAAAATCAACGATGTAAGTTACGAAACCTGGCAGCATAACTGGGAAGAAACCATAAACACTAACCTTAACGGTGTAGCCAACCTTTGCTATTTTGCTTCAAGACATATGGGTAAAAAAGGTGGTGGCAAAATAATTAATATCTCGTCGCGGGGCGCTTTCAGAGGCGAGCCGGACCACCCGGCTTATGCCGCCAGCAAAGCAGGCCTGAACGCCATGAGCCAATCATTAGCGGTAAGCTTAGCCCCTCAAAAAGTAAGCGTACATGTAATTGCACCTGGTTTTGTAGAAACTGATATGACTTCCCAAGCTTTAAAAGGAACAAAAGGCGATGCTATTAAAAAGCAAAGCCCATTTAACAGGGTTGCAACAACCGAAGAGGTAGCACGCCTGGCAGCAGTTTATGCCTCTCCTGGCTTTGAGTTTACCTCTTCGGGTATTATTGACATTAATGGCGCATCATACTTACGCACCTAA
- a CDS encoding alpha/beta hydrolase, which produces MLRLIIIVTLLLASLLTVFKAPTYHLWLLAVLVGEYGILFISITLLALLAGFLPGRYAWQGTVLGTIAIALYLYPMVSAYLIGRNLDGDISHAFPKSQHTLSQSSSTPFSFARLFHQDPEQTQFKTFTYASYADTSLTLDYYRAAVKGKRPCVVVIHGGSWSSGDSRQLPELNTVLSRAGYQVVSINYRLSPKWQSPAPLQDVAAALTYLHQHAEDLQINTTKIVLLGRSAGAQIALLAAYTLKQQGIKGVIDFYGPADMVWGYSLPASKLVMDSRRVMSDYLGGFYPKVPKQYAESSPIEFVNRQTVPTLMIHGANDVLVAYGHSERLRHKLTQNQVPFYWLKLPWATHGFDYHLNGPGGQLSTYTVLRFLTSVLPDNSSLN; this is translated from the coding sequence ATGCTTCGTTTAATCATCATAGTTACTCTACTATTAGCTTCGTTACTTACCGTTTTTAAAGCGCCTACCTATCATTTATGGTTGCTGGCTGTTTTGGTGGGCGAGTACGGCATTTTATTTATAAGCATTACGCTATTAGCACTCTTAGCTGGCTTTTTGCCGGGGCGATACGCATGGCAGGGTACAGTGTTAGGCACGATTGCTATTGCACTGTATTTATATCCCATGGTTAGCGCTTATTTAATTGGCAGAAACTTGGATGGAGATATAAGCCACGCCTTTCCAAAAAGTCAACATACGCTAAGCCAATCTTCGTCAACACCTTTCAGTTTTGCCAGGCTGTTTCACCAAGATCCTGAACAAACTCAATTTAAAACATTTACCTACGCCTCGTACGCCGATACCAGTTTAACGCTCGATTACTACCGGGCTGCTGTAAAAGGTAAACGCCCCTGCGTGGTGGTTATCCATGGTGGGTCGTGGAGTAGTGGAGACAGCAGGCAATTGCCGGAATTGAACACAGTGTTGAGCCGGGCCGGTTACCAGGTAGTAAGCATTAATTATCGTTTGTCGCCCAAATGGCAAAGCCCGGCGCCATTGCAGGATGTGGCTGCAGCTTTGACTTATTTACATCAACATGCTGAAGATTTGCAGATAAACACCACCAAAATTGTTTTATTGGGCCGATCGGCAGGGGCACAGATCGCTTTGCTGGCCGCTTACACTTTAAAGCAGCAAGGCATTAAAGGTGTCATTGATTTTTATGGCCCTGCCGATATGGTTTGGGGATATAGCCTGCCAGCCTCAAAACTGGTGATGGACTCGCGCCGGGTGATGTCTGATTATTTAGGTGGTTTTTATCCCAAAGTGCCAAAGCAGTATGCAGAAAGTTCGCCTATTGAGTTTGTAAACCGGCAGACTGTGCCTACGCTCATGATTCATGGCGCTAATGATGTGCTGGTAGCCTATGGGCACAGCGAAAGGCTACGCCATAAACTTACTCAAAACCAGGTGCCGTTTTACTGGCTTAAATTGCCGTGGGCAACGCATGGATTCGACTATCATTTAAACGGTCCGGGAGGGCAGTTATCTACCTATACCGTACTACGGTTTTTGACAAGCGTTTTGCCTGATAATAGCAGCTTAAATTGA
- a CDS encoding MlaD family protein, which yields MDLKENKTAFWVGLFIAVGLLIFVIAIFTLGNQQKSFSKGVHLQARFDNVSGLIKGNNVWFSGVKVGTIKGIKFTGINQVDVEFNVDQAIQQYIHKDAVASIGSEGFIGNKIITIEGGNPASPVVQDGDMLNSKGMLSTDDIMKTFQKNNQNLLDITSDFKTLSKKMVEGKGLAGTLLADSNLALQFKAVVQNLQNTTARTSAMADELKTFSTKINTKGGLADKMLTDTAVFAKLQQSANQLQQATEKAGILTDNMNRASGKLNTTDNALGVLLNDQNSALQLKSTLNYLNQSSIKLNDDLEAVQHNFLLRGFFKKREKEAQKPTEIKQNQ from the coding sequence ATGGATCTTAAAGAAAATAAAACCGCTTTTTGGGTAGGCCTTTTCATCGCCGTAGGCTTGCTGATATTTGTGATTGCAATATTTACGCTGGGTAACCAGCAAAAAAGCTTTTCGAAAGGTGTGCATTTGCAAGCCCGTTTTGACAACGTATCAGGTTTGATAAAAGGTAACAACGTTTGGTTTTCGGGCGTTAAGGTAGGCACAATTAAAGGCATTAAATTTACCGGCATTAATCAGGTAGACGTTGAATTTAATGTAGACCAGGCTATCCAGCAATACATTCATAAGGATGCTGTTGCCAGCATTGGTTCTGAAGGCTTTATTGGTAATAAAATCATTACCATTGAAGGCGGTAACCCTGCATCGCCGGTAGTTCAGGACGGTGATATGTTAAACTCTAAAGGCATGTTGTCTACTGATGACATCATGAAAACCTTCCAAAAAAACAACCAAAACTTATTGGATATTACTTCTGATTTCAAAACGCTGAGCAAAAAAATGGTTGAGGGCAAAGGTCTAGCTGGCACGTTATTGGCCGACTCTAATCTGGCATTGCAGTTTAAAGCTGTAGTGCAGAACCTGCAGAACACTACTGCACGTACTTCGGCTATGGCAGATGAATTAAAAACCTTTAGCACTAAAATTAACACCAAAGGCGGCCTTGCAGACAAGATGCTGACTGACACAGCCGTGTTTGCGAAATTGCAGCAATCAGCTAATCAGTTACAACAAGCAACTGAAAAAGCCGGCATTTTGACAGATAACATGAACAGGGCCAGCGGTAAATTAAATACTACCGACAACGCGTTAGGAGTGCTTTTAAATGATCAAAATAGCGCATTACAATTAAAAAGTACATTAAATTATTTAAATCAAAGTTCAATAAAATTGAATGATGACCTCGAAGCAGTGCAACATAATTTCCTGCTGCGAGGATTTTTTAAGAAGCGCGAAAAAGAAGCTCAAAAACCGACCGAAATCAAACAAAATCAATAG
- a CDS encoding ATP-binding cassette domain-containing protein translates to MEKQPQSIDYNEKVISIKGLTKSFGDYHVLRGIDLDLFRKENLVVLGRSGTGKSVLIKIISGLLKADSGTVNVLGNEVTTITPQDLQQLRTRIGFSFQNSALYDSMTVRKNLEFPLVRNQKSLRRKEINEMVERVLEAVGLGQTINQMPSELSGGQRKRIGIARTLILRPEIMLYDEPTAGLDPITSMEINNLINRVQERFNTSSIIITHDLTCAKTTGDRVAMLLDGQFQRQGTFDEVFEGDDVRVKQFYDYNFIN, encoded by the coding sequence ATGGAAAAACAACCACAATCCATAGATTATAACGAGAAGGTAATCAGCATCAAGGGCCTTACCAAATCTTTCGGCGACTACCACGTATTGCGCGGCATCGACCTGGATTTGTTTCGCAAGGAAAACCTGGTAGTACTGGGCCGCTCTGGTACGGGCAAATCGGTGCTTATCAAAATCATATCAGGTTTGCTTAAAGCCGATTCCGGCACCGTAAATGTATTGGGCAATGAAGTAACTACCATTACACCGCAGGATTTGCAGCAATTGCGTACCCGTATTGGCTTCTCGTTTCAGAATAGTGCCTTGTACGATAGTATGACGGTGCGTAAGAACCTGGAGTTTCCGCTGGTGCGTAATCAAAAATCGCTGAGGCGAAAAGAGATTAATGAGATGGTTGAGCGTGTACTGGAGGCTGTAGGCCTAGGCCAGACTATTAACCAGATGCCTTCTGAGCTATCTGGCGGTCAGCGTAAGCGTATCGGTATTGCCCGTACACTCATTTTACGCCCGGAGATTATGCTGTATGATGAGCCAACAGCCGGACTGGACCCCATCACATCGATGGAAATAAACAACTTAATTAACCGCGTACAGGAACGCTTTAATACATCATCAATTATTATAACTCACGACTTGACCTGTGCTAAAACCACCGGCGACCGGGTAGCTATGCTGCTCGACGGTCAGTTCCAGCGTCAGGGCACTTTTGACGAAGTGTTTGAAGGTGACGATGTAAGAGTTAAACAATTTTACGACTATAATTTCATCAACTAA
- a CDS encoding ABC transporter permease codes for MDTQNSTTAPAATAGPSIGKRFTQFFVDVYDVFAFIARFFKEAFVPPYEFRELIKQTWEIGVRSLLLITVTGFIVGLIFTKQSRPSLLQFGATSWIPSLVSIALMRALAPLVTALISAGRVGSSIGAEIGSMRVTEQIDAMEVSGTHPFKYLVCIRTLATTISIPILAIYNGLIAMLGGYLNVAVNEGTSFSTYIQQFFQPLGFIDFESSLIKSTIFGFTIGIVGSYKGWNSSSGTAGVGKAANSAVVTAMFLVFIEEVIIVQITGWFR; via the coding sequence ATGGATACTCAAAACAGCACAACAGCACCGGCAGCTACGGCAGGCCCATCTATTGGTAAACGCTTTACACAATTTTTTGTAGACGTATATGATGTTTTCGCCTTTATTGCGCGTTTCTTTAAAGAAGCCTTTGTTCCGCCGTACGAGTTCAGAGAATTGATTAAGCAAACCTGGGAAATAGGCGTACGCTCGTTATTATTAATTACCGTTACCGGCTTTATTGTTGGCTTGATATTTACTAAACAATCGCGCCCGTCATTATTACAATTTGGGGCCACCTCTTGGATACCCTCACTGGTATCAATTGCGCTAATGCGTGCACTGGCCCCTTTGGTTACTGCGTTAATTAGTGCAGGGCGTGTTGGTTCGAGTATTGGTGCCGAGATTGGCTCCATGCGGGTAACAGAGCAAATAGACGCTATGGAAGTGTCGGGCACTCACCCTTTTAAATACCTCGTTTGTATACGCACCCTGGCTACTACTATCAGTATTCCAATCTTGGCTATATACAACGGCTTAATAGCTATGTTGGGCGGTTATCTTAACGTAGCAGTTAACGAAGGCACCAGCTTCAGCACTTATATACAGCAGTTTTTTCAACCTTTAGGATTTATCGATTTTGAATCCTCGCTTATTAAGTCCACTATTTTTGGCTTTACTATTGGTATAGTAGGCAGCTACAAAGGTTGGAACTCATCAAGTGGTACGGCGGGTGTTGGTAAAGCAGCTAACTCTGCAGTAGTAACGGCTATGTTTCTGGTATTTATTGAGGAAGTAATTATTGTACAAATAACCGGCTGGTTCCGTTAA